In the Nothobranchius furzeri strain GRZ-AD chromosome 15, NfurGRZ-RIMD1, whole genome shotgun sequence genome, one interval contains:
- the LOC107391141 gene encoding periphilin-1 isoform X4: MDHIRAAESQEVNVDHRAIRRVRSPSRPRAWLSRSHKPKSVGQAYKPRAGFSSQRHQQPKPQTHIPRRNYLPIKTHHITPKEKGRQKEEERERERSAQRESSEGSSPSKPNASRAVPPRSSSIRDTDIQFTVFQDGRNQSRERDHRETTSKDREWSRDGELPLTASQMAARDRAIQQKRREIDEVYYQECEMFGLVAKMLIAKDPALERPIQSSLQENLRDIGKRCVEAMEKFIEDYDSRELLHYLDE; this comes from the exons ATGGACCACATACGAGCAGCAGAAAGCCAGGAAGTCAAT gTGGACCATAGGGCTATCAGAAGAGTGCGAAGTCCATCTAGGCCCAGGGCCTGGTTGTCCAGATCTCATAAACCAAAGTCTGTAGGACAAGCCTACAAGCCTCG AGCTGGATTCAGCAGCCAGAGGCACCAGCAGCCGAAGCCCCAAACTCACATCCCTCGTAGAAATTACCTCCCAATTAAAACTCACCACATTACCCCGAAGGAGAAGGGGAGGCAGAAGGAggaagagagagaaagggagCGGTCAGCGCAGAGAGAGAGCAGTGAAGGAAGTTCGCCCTCTAAACCAAACG CGTCCAGAGCTGTCCCACCCAGGTCCAGTTCCATTAGAGACACGGACATTCAATTCACC GTTTTCCAGGACGGAAGGAACCAAAGCAGAGAGAGGGATCACAGAGAAACTACAAGCAAAGACAGAGAGTGGAGCAGAGACGGGGAGCTCCCTTTAACGGCGAGCCAGATGGCAGCACGAGACAGAGCCATCCAACAGAAGAGGAGAGAGATAGATGAG GTGTACTATCAGGAATGTGAAATGTTTGGCCTGGTTGCAAAGATGCTCATTGCAAAAGATCCAGCCCTGGAGCGTCCCATCCAGTCCTCGCTGCAGGAGAACCTCCGGGACATTGGCAAGCGCTGcgttgaggccatggagaaattcATTGAGGACTATGACTCCAGGGAGTTGTTGCATTATTTAGATGAATAG
- the LOC107391141 gene encoding periphilin-1 isoform X1 — protein sequence MDHIRAAESQEVNVDKRPTDSSMFTKKVDHRAIRRVRSPSRPRAWLSRSHKPKSVGQAYKPRFPRDDHFIHRAGFSSQRHQQPKPQTHIPRRNYLPIKTHHITPKEKGRQKEEERERERSAQRESSEGSSPSKPNASRAVPPRSSSIRDTDIQFTVFQDGRNQSRERDHRETTSKDREWSRDGELPLTASQMAARDRAIQQKRREIDEVYYQECEMFGLVAKMLIAKDPALERPIQSSLQENLRDIGKRCVEAMEKFIEDYDSRELLHYLDE from the exons ATGGACCACATACGAGCAGCAGAAAGCCAGGAAGTCAAT GTTGACAAGAGGCCCACTGATAGCAGCATGTTTACCAAAAAG gTGGACCATAGGGCTATCAGAAGAGTGCGAAGTCCATCTAGGCCCAGGGCCTGGTTGTCCAGATCTCATAAACCAAAGTCTGTAGGACAAGCCTACAAGCCTCG GTTTCCAAGAGATGATCATTTCATCCACAGAGCTGGATTCAGCAGCCAGAGGCACCAGCAGCCGAAGCCCCAAACTCACATCCCTCGTAGAAATTACCTCCCAATTAAAACTCACCACATTACCCCGAAGGAGAAGGGGAGGCAGAAGGAggaagagagagaaagggagCGGTCAGCGCAGAGAGAGAGCAGTGAAGGAAGTTCGCCCTCTAAACCAAACG CGTCCAGAGCTGTCCCACCCAGGTCCAGTTCCATTAGAGACACGGACATTCAATTCACC GTTTTCCAGGACGGAAGGAACCAAAGCAGAGAGAGGGATCACAGAGAAACTACAAGCAAAGACAGAGAGTGGAGCAGAGACGGGGAGCTCCCTTTAACGGCGAGCCAGATGGCAGCACGAGACAGAGCCATCCAACAGAAGAGGAGAGAGATAGATGAG GTGTACTATCAGGAATGTGAAATGTTTGGCCTGGTTGCAAAGATGCTCATTGCAAAAGATCCAGCCCTGGAGCGTCCCATCCAGTCCTCGCTGCAGGAGAACCTCCGGGACATTGGCAAGCGCTGcgttgaggccatggagaaattcATTGAGGACTATGACTCCAGGGAGTTGTTGCATTATTTAGATGAATAG
- the LOC107391141 gene encoding periphilin-1 isoform X3, with product MDHIRAAESQEVNVDHRAIRRVRSPSRPRAWLSRSHKPKSVGQAYKPRFPRDDHFIHRAGFSSQRHQQPKPQTHIPRRNYLPIKTHHITPKEKGRQKEEERERERSAQRESSEGSSPSKPNASRAVPPRSSSIRDTDIQFTVFQDGRNQSRERDHRETTSKDREWSRDGELPLTASQMAARDRAIQQKRREIDEVYYQECEMFGLVAKMLIAKDPALERPIQSSLQENLRDIGKRCVEAMEKFIEDYDSRELLHYLDE from the exons ATGGACCACATACGAGCAGCAGAAAGCCAGGAAGTCAAT gTGGACCATAGGGCTATCAGAAGAGTGCGAAGTCCATCTAGGCCCAGGGCCTGGTTGTCCAGATCTCATAAACCAAAGTCTGTAGGACAAGCCTACAAGCCTCG GTTTCCAAGAGATGATCATTTCATCCACAGAGCTGGATTCAGCAGCCAGAGGCACCAGCAGCCGAAGCCCCAAACTCACATCCCTCGTAGAAATTACCTCCCAATTAAAACTCACCACATTACCCCGAAGGAGAAGGGGAGGCAGAAGGAggaagagagagaaagggagCGGTCAGCGCAGAGAGAGAGCAGTGAAGGAAGTTCGCCCTCTAAACCAAACG CGTCCAGAGCTGTCCCACCCAGGTCCAGTTCCATTAGAGACACGGACATTCAATTCACC GTTTTCCAGGACGGAAGGAACCAAAGCAGAGAGAGGGATCACAGAGAAACTACAAGCAAAGACAGAGAGTGGAGCAGAGACGGGGAGCTCCCTTTAACGGCGAGCCAGATGGCAGCACGAGACAGAGCCATCCAACAGAAGAGGAGAGAGATAGATGAG GTGTACTATCAGGAATGTGAAATGTTTGGCCTGGTTGCAAAGATGCTCATTGCAAAAGATCCAGCCCTGGAGCGTCCCATCCAGTCCTCGCTGCAGGAGAACCTCCGGGACATTGGCAAGCGCTGcgttgaggccatggagaaattcATTGAGGACTATGACTCCAGGGAGTTGTTGCATTATTTAGATGAATAG
- the LOC107391141 gene encoding periphilin-1 isoform X2, which produces MDHIRAAESQEVNVDKRPTDSSMFTKKVDHRAIRRVRSPSRPRAWLSRSHKPKSVGQAYKPRAGFSSQRHQQPKPQTHIPRRNYLPIKTHHITPKEKGRQKEEERERERSAQRESSEGSSPSKPNASRAVPPRSSSIRDTDIQFTVFQDGRNQSRERDHRETTSKDREWSRDGELPLTASQMAARDRAIQQKRREIDEVYYQECEMFGLVAKMLIAKDPALERPIQSSLQENLRDIGKRCVEAMEKFIEDYDSRELLHYLDE; this is translated from the exons ATGGACCACATACGAGCAGCAGAAAGCCAGGAAGTCAAT GTTGACAAGAGGCCCACTGATAGCAGCATGTTTACCAAAAAG gTGGACCATAGGGCTATCAGAAGAGTGCGAAGTCCATCTAGGCCCAGGGCCTGGTTGTCCAGATCTCATAAACCAAAGTCTGTAGGACAAGCCTACAAGCCTCG AGCTGGATTCAGCAGCCAGAGGCACCAGCAGCCGAAGCCCCAAACTCACATCCCTCGTAGAAATTACCTCCCAATTAAAACTCACCACATTACCCCGAAGGAGAAGGGGAGGCAGAAGGAggaagagagagaaagggagCGGTCAGCGCAGAGAGAGAGCAGTGAAGGAAGTTCGCCCTCTAAACCAAACG CGTCCAGAGCTGTCCCACCCAGGTCCAGTTCCATTAGAGACACGGACATTCAATTCACC GTTTTCCAGGACGGAAGGAACCAAAGCAGAGAGAGGGATCACAGAGAAACTACAAGCAAAGACAGAGAGTGGAGCAGAGACGGGGAGCTCCCTTTAACGGCGAGCCAGATGGCAGCACGAGACAGAGCCATCCAACAGAAGAGGAGAGAGATAGATGAG GTGTACTATCAGGAATGTGAAATGTTTGGCCTGGTTGCAAAGATGCTCATTGCAAAAGATCCAGCCCTGGAGCGTCCCATCCAGTCCTCGCTGCAGGAGAACCTCCGGGACATTGGCAAGCGCTGcgttgaggccatggagaaattcATTGAGGACTATGACTCCAGGGAGTTGTTGCATTATTTAGATGAATAG
- the LOC107391140 gene encoding prickle-like protein 2 isoform X1: MSLEMEKTITKLMYDFQRNSTSDDDSGCALEEYAWVPPGLSPEQVHQYYNILPEEKVPYINSPGEKYRIKQLLHQLPPHDNEVRYCNALDEEEKRELKIFSNQRKKDNLGRGSVRPFPLTISGVACEKCSGQLNGGEIVVFAARAGPGKCWHPRCFVCSTCEELLVDLIYFHQDGKVYCGRHHSERLKPRCCACDELIFADECTEAEGRHWHMKHFCCYECQTTLGGQRYIMKDGRPHCCNCFESLYAEYCDACGEHIGIDQGQMTYDGQHWHATEECFCCARCKRSLLGRPFLPKQGQIFCSRSCSAGQDPEDSDSSDSAFQSARSRESRHSTKIGKKERRNAEQDRRSAETRQSAPPPMPDRLSTEIDPLSVQMDRLSLSSSQTPSRTPNRTPSRTPSRAPSLNQVWMSRDESYIPASYEGPQRDPSPTPAPIHLLGQCNARQGYNPNTNAHPPAQTPANPGKRPDSWGKEQGNAKRTPMAALRGQSFNENWIHHNQEEFRPNKLRTQMSFNEMPSQNQGFSDKRSISLHGFQRDGRPPLTRRNHITAMSFNEPLTPLEQTPRGSMDSLTMSNPTAGNSLDGVTKRQEHLSRFSMPDLSKDSGVNVSEKSNMGTLSSSVQFHSTESLSSSRPYNNMYAPLRVGYPLQYWDGPQDLGFDGKGRTGVMGSSGNLRMAPMSDRMPRRRINGQEAVSQQQQPQPRRRKHHRGNNGNGQHRSSRHHKRSRRSRSDNALHLVADRPTQMVELPYRRVQEDYDRFPSGQAARELYGLEPGGYRQQPHRTCPRTTSDLTLQNAGWQPVGLGGPCWGDGYMEGPDPWCSSCSSSSESEPDEGYFLSEPIPRPVQLCYINNEDLRHRYSPSGMGAHHGPLHGPIHGQLHTRQRRKSKNCIIS, encoded by the exons gtgCATCAGTATTATAACATCTTACCAGAAGAGAAGGTTCCTTACATCAACAGCCCAGGGGAGAAGTATCGCATCAAGCAGCTGCTTCACCAGTTGCCACCACATGACAATGAG GTGCGTTACTGTAATGCGTTGgatgaggaggagaaacgagaGCTTAAGATCTTCAGCAACCAGAGGAAAAAGGATAACTTAGGGAGAGGCAGCGTCCGGCCTTTCCCTCTTACCATCAGCGGAGTGGCGTGTGAAAAG TGCAGCGGTCAGTTAAACGGAGGTGAAATTGTAGTTTTTGCTGCCAGGGCGGGGCCTGGAAAATGCTGGCATCCTCGATGCTTCGTCTGCAGCACATGTGAGGAACTGCTGGTGGATCTTATATACTTCCACCAGGACGGCAAGGTCTACTGTGGTCGGCACCACTCCGAGAGGCTGAAACCCCGGTGCTGTGCCTGTGATGAG TTAATCTTTGCTGATGAATGCACTGAGGCGGAGGGAAGGCACTGGCACATGAAGCACTTCTGCTGCTATGAATGTCAGACCACCCTCGGTGGCCAGCGCTACATCATGAAGGACGGACGGCCACACTGCTGCAACTGCTTTGAATCTCTGTATGCAGAATACTgtgatgcatgtggagaacacatAG GCATTGACCAAGGCCAGATGACATATGATGGGCAGCACTGGCACGCAACGGAGGAATGTTTTTGTTGCGCCCGCTGCAAGAGATCTCTGCTGGGCCGCCCCTTCCTTCCAAAGCAGGGGCAGATCTTCTGCTCACGTTCCTGCAGTGCTGGTCAG GATCCAGAGGACTCTGACTCTTCAGACTCTGCCTTCCAAAGCGCTCGCTCTCGTGAGTCCCGCCACAGCACCAAGATTGGAAAGAAGGAGCGCAGGAATGCCGAGCAGGATAGGCGCAGTGCCGAGACTCGCCAGTCAGCTCCTCCACCCATGCCTGACCGTCTGTCTACTGAAATTGATCCCCTCTCTGTTCAGATGGACCGATTAAGCCTTTCATCTAGCCAGACTCCAAGCAGAACGCCTAATCGCACACCCAGCCGCACTCCGAGTCGAGCACCGAGCCTTAACCAAGTGTGGATGAGCAGGGATGAATCCTACATCCCTGCTTCTTATGAGGGCCCCCAACGAGATCCCTCACCCACCCCTGCCCCTATACATCTGCTGGGTCAGTGCAATGCTAGGCAGGGATACAATCCCAACACAAATGCTCATCCGCCTGCCCAGACTCCTGCCAACCCTGGGAAAAGGCCCGATTCCTGGGGGAAGGAGCAAGGCAATGCCAAGAGGACCCCTATGGCTGCCCTGAGGGGTCAATCCTTCAATGAAAACTGGATCCACCACAACCAAGAGGAGTTCAGGCCAAACAAGCTCCGAACACAGATGAGCTTCAATGAGATGCCAAGCCAAAATCAAGGCTTCTCTGACAAGAGGAGCATCAGCCTGCACGGATTCCAGAGAGACGGTCGGCCCCCACTGACTAGAAGAAACCACATCACTGCCATGAGCTTTAATGAGCCCCTCACTCCCCTAGAACAGACCCCTCGTGGATCCATGGACTCTCTCACTATGTCTAACCCTACAG CAGGTAACTCTCTGGATGGTGTCACTAAACGTCAGGAGCATCTGTCACGGTTCTCCATGCCTGACCTGAGCAAGGACTCCGGTGTAAACGTGTCTGAAAAGAGCAACATGGGCACCCTCAGCTCTTCAGTCCAGTTTCACAGCACAGAGTCTTTGTCCTCCTCTCGTCCCTACAACAACATGTATGCTCCCCTGAGAGTGGGGTACCCACTGCAGTACTGGGATGGACCGCAGGATCTTGGCTTTGATGGCAAAGGACGCACTGGAGTGATGGGGAGCAGCGGAAACCTACGGATGGCTCCCATGAGTGACAGAATGCCCCGCCGACGCATAAATGGGCAAGAAGCTgtttcacagcagcagcagccacagCCCAGGCGCCGCAAGCACCATCGCGGAAACAATGGCAATGGTCAGCACCGCAGCAGTCGCCACCACAAACGCTCTCGCCGCTCTCGCTCCGATAATGCCTTACACCTGGTGGCAGACCGCCCCACTCAAATGGTGGAGCTTCCCTACCGCCGCGTCCAAGAGGATTATGATCGCTTCCCTTCTGGCCAAGCAGCTCGAGAGTTGTACGGTCTGGAGCCAGGCGGATACAGACAGCAGCCCCACCGGACCTGTCCTCGCACCACTTCTGATCTTACCTTGCAGAATGCTGGCTGGCAGCCCGTAGGACTGGGTGGACCATGCTGGGGTGATGGCTACATGGAAGGTCCTGACCCCTGGTGCTCCAGCTGCTCCTCTTCCTCTGAGTCTGAGCCAGATGAGGGGTATTTCCTGAGTGAACCGATCCCTCGACCTGTACAGCTGTGCTACATCAACAACGAGGACCTGCGTCACCGCTACAGCCCATCTGGGATGGGTGCCCATCATGGACCTCTGCATGGACCAATTCATGGCCAGCTACACACTCGCCAGAGGAGGAAGAGCAAAAACTGTATAATTTCCTAG
- the LOC107391140 gene encoding prickle-like protein 2 isoform X2 — protein MSLEMEKTITKLMYDFQRNSTSDDDSGCALEEYAWVPPGLSPEQVHQYYNILPEEKVPYINSPGEKYRIKQLLHQLPPHDNEVRYCNALDEEEKRELKIFSNQRKKDNLGRGSVRPFPLTISGVACEKCSGQLNGGEIVVFAARAGPGKCWHPRCFVCSTCEELLVDLIYFHQDGKVYCGRHHSERLKPRCCACDELIFADECTEAEGRHWHMKHFCCYECQTTLGGQRYIMKDGRPHCCNCFESLYAEYCDACGEHIGIDQGQMTYDGQHWHATEECFCCARCKRSLLGRPFLPKQGQIFCSRSCSAGQDPEDSDSSDSAFQSARSRESRHSTKIGKKERRNAEQDRRSAETRQSAPPPMPDRLSTEIDPLSVQMDRLSLSSSQTPSRTPNRTPSRTPSRAPSLNQVWMSRDESYIPASYEGPQRDPSPTPAPIHLLGQCNARQGYNPNTNAHPPAQTPANPGKRPDSWGKEQGNAKRTPMAALRGQSFNENWIHHNQEEFRPNKLRTQMSFNEMPSQNQGFSDKRSISLHGFQRDGRPPLTRRNHITAMSFNEPLTPLEQTPRGSMDSLTMSNPTGNSLDGVTKRQEHLSRFSMPDLSKDSGVNVSEKSNMGTLSSSVQFHSTESLSSSRPYNNMYAPLRVGYPLQYWDGPQDLGFDGKGRTGVMGSSGNLRMAPMSDRMPRRRINGQEAVSQQQQPQPRRRKHHRGNNGNGQHRSSRHHKRSRRSRSDNALHLVADRPTQMVELPYRRVQEDYDRFPSGQAARELYGLEPGGYRQQPHRTCPRTTSDLTLQNAGWQPVGLGGPCWGDGYMEGPDPWCSSCSSSSESEPDEGYFLSEPIPRPVQLCYINNEDLRHRYSPSGMGAHHGPLHGPIHGQLHTRQRRKSKNCIIS, from the exons gtgCATCAGTATTATAACATCTTACCAGAAGAGAAGGTTCCTTACATCAACAGCCCAGGGGAGAAGTATCGCATCAAGCAGCTGCTTCACCAGTTGCCACCACATGACAATGAG GTGCGTTACTGTAATGCGTTGgatgaggaggagaaacgagaGCTTAAGATCTTCAGCAACCAGAGGAAAAAGGATAACTTAGGGAGAGGCAGCGTCCGGCCTTTCCCTCTTACCATCAGCGGAGTGGCGTGTGAAAAG TGCAGCGGTCAGTTAAACGGAGGTGAAATTGTAGTTTTTGCTGCCAGGGCGGGGCCTGGAAAATGCTGGCATCCTCGATGCTTCGTCTGCAGCACATGTGAGGAACTGCTGGTGGATCTTATATACTTCCACCAGGACGGCAAGGTCTACTGTGGTCGGCACCACTCCGAGAGGCTGAAACCCCGGTGCTGTGCCTGTGATGAG TTAATCTTTGCTGATGAATGCACTGAGGCGGAGGGAAGGCACTGGCACATGAAGCACTTCTGCTGCTATGAATGTCAGACCACCCTCGGTGGCCAGCGCTACATCATGAAGGACGGACGGCCACACTGCTGCAACTGCTTTGAATCTCTGTATGCAGAATACTgtgatgcatgtggagaacacatAG GCATTGACCAAGGCCAGATGACATATGATGGGCAGCACTGGCACGCAACGGAGGAATGTTTTTGTTGCGCCCGCTGCAAGAGATCTCTGCTGGGCCGCCCCTTCCTTCCAAAGCAGGGGCAGATCTTCTGCTCACGTTCCTGCAGTGCTGGTCAG GATCCAGAGGACTCTGACTCTTCAGACTCTGCCTTCCAAAGCGCTCGCTCTCGTGAGTCCCGCCACAGCACCAAGATTGGAAAGAAGGAGCGCAGGAATGCCGAGCAGGATAGGCGCAGTGCCGAGACTCGCCAGTCAGCTCCTCCACCCATGCCTGACCGTCTGTCTACTGAAATTGATCCCCTCTCTGTTCAGATGGACCGATTAAGCCTTTCATCTAGCCAGACTCCAAGCAGAACGCCTAATCGCACACCCAGCCGCACTCCGAGTCGAGCACCGAGCCTTAACCAAGTGTGGATGAGCAGGGATGAATCCTACATCCCTGCTTCTTATGAGGGCCCCCAACGAGATCCCTCACCCACCCCTGCCCCTATACATCTGCTGGGTCAGTGCAATGCTAGGCAGGGATACAATCCCAACACAAATGCTCATCCGCCTGCCCAGACTCCTGCCAACCCTGGGAAAAGGCCCGATTCCTGGGGGAAGGAGCAAGGCAATGCCAAGAGGACCCCTATGGCTGCCCTGAGGGGTCAATCCTTCAATGAAAACTGGATCCACCACAACCAAGAGGAGTTCAGGCCAAACAAGCTCCGAACACAGATGAGCTTCAATGAGATGCCAAGCCAAAATCAAGGCTTCTCTGACAAGAGGAGCATCAGCCTGCACGGATTCCAGAGAGACGGTCGGCCCCCACTGACTAGAAGAAACCACATCACTGCCATGAGCTTTAATGAGCCCCTCACTCCCCTAGAACAGACCCCTCGTGGATCCATGGACTCTCTCACTATGTCTAACCCTACAG GTAACTCTCTGGATGGTGTCACTAAACGTCAGGAGCATCTGTCACGGTTCTCCATGCCTGACCTGAGCAAGGACTCCGGTGTAAACGTGTCTGAAAAGAGCAACATGGGCACCCTCAGCTCTTCAGTCCAGTTTCACAGCACAGAGTCTTTGTCCTCCTCTCGTCCCTACAACAACATGTATGCTCCCCTGAGAGTGGGGTACCCACTGCAGTACTGGGATGGACCGCAGGATCTTGGCTTTGATGGCAAAGGACGCACTGGAGTGATGGGGAGCAGCGGAAACCTACGGATGGCTCCCATGAGTGACAGAATGCCCCGCCGACGCATAAATGGGCAAGAAGCTgtttcacagcagcagcagccacagCCCAGGCGCCGCAAGCACCATCGCGGAAACAATGGCAATGGTCAGCACCGCAGCAGTCGCCACCACAAACGCTCTCGCCGCTCTCGCTCCGATAATGCCTTACACCTGGTGGCAGACCGCCCCACTCAAATGGTGGAGCTTCCCTACCGCCGCGTCCAAGAGGATTATGATCGCTTCCCTTCTGGCCAAGCAGCTCGAGAGTTGTACGGTCTGGAGCCAGGCGGATACAGACAGCAGCCCCACCGGACCTGTCCTCGCACCACTTCTGATCTTACCTTGCAGAATGCTGGCTGGCAGCCCGTAGGACTGGGTGGACCATGCTGGGGTGATGGCTACATGGAAGGTCCTGACCCCTGGTGCTCCAGCTGCTCCTCTTCCTCTGAGTCTGAGCCAGATGAGGGGTATTTCCTGAGTGAACCGATCCCTCGACCTGTACAGCTGTGCTACATCAACAACGAGGACCTGCGTCACCGCTACAGCCCATCTGGGATGGGTGCCCATCATGGACCTCTGCATGGACCAATTCATGGCCAGCTACACACTCGCCAGAGGAGGAAGAGCAAAAACTGTATAATTTCCTAG